The sequence CGTGCTGGCCGCTTCGCTGATCGCCTTGCCCTATATCTGGCTGGTGATGCCGCGCATGCTGAAGGACAACAGTCCGGATTCGAGCGTTGCGCAGCGCTGGTTCCACACCCGGCTGCGGGTGCCGCCGACCAGCAACCTGATCGGCAAGCATTTCGACGAGGTGGTCGACATGCTGCCTGCCGACTTCCGCTTTGAAGAGCGTCCCGCTGGTCCGTTCGAAACCGGCCAGCGGCTGCGCGTGTCAGGCACGCACGATGCGCTGGAAGACGCCATCCGTGTGCTGCAGGGCCAGATCGCGCCGGGCTGGGTGGTTGACCAGGTCGATCGTGAGGCAAAGGCGAAGCGCGAGGACATCAAGGTCGTGGAGATGGTGGTCACCGCCGACTCGCGCCTGATCGGTCGCACGCTGCCGACCTCGGGCATTGCCGACCGCTACGGCGTTGCCGTGCTCGGTATCCATCGGCCGCAACGGCTGCTGCATAATGAGCCGGAAGATCCGTACGGCGACATCCGCTTCCGCGAAGGCGATGTGCTGCTGGTGCGCGGACTGAGCAAGCAGATCGACGAGTTCGCCCGCCTGGACAGCCTGTTGCAGCTGGAAGGCGCGCGCGAGATCCCACGCCGGTCCAAGGCCTGGCTCGCCGCCACGATCATGGCGGTTTCGGTCGGCATGGCGTCCGTCGGCCTGCTGCCGATCGCAATTGCCTCGCTTGCCGGGGCGATCGTCATGTTCCTGACCGGCTGCGTGAAGTTCGACCGCGTCGGGCGCGCGCTGTCGGGGCAGGTGATCGTGCTGGTGGCTGCCAGCATCACCATCGGTCGTTTCGTGCTCGACAGCGGCGCGGCTGCCTGGCTGGGCGAGGCGCTGGCGCTGGGCCTGCAATTCCTGCCGCCCGCGGGCGTACTGGCAGCCATCATGCTGTTCGTCACCGTGCTGACGAACTTCGCGTCCAACGCCACGGCGGCGACGGTGGGCACGCCCATTGCCTTTGCCATCGCGACAGAACTGGGCTTGCCGCAGGAACCGCTGATCCTGGCAGTGCTGTTCGGCTGCAACCTCTGCTACGCCACACCGATCGCCTACCAGACCAACATGCTGATCATGGCGGAGGGCGACTATTCCTTCGGCGACTACGTGAAGACCGGCGTGCCGTTGGTAATCATCATGGTCACCACGCTCAGCTTCCTGCTGGCGGTTTCCTACGGGATGTAGCCGGCCTGCCGGCCAATCCGATCAGCTGTCGCTGCCGCGATGACCCATGCGCCGGGCCGAAGCATCCTCTGCCGCGCTGAGGTGCGCGCTCTGGTCGATATCCTCGATTGCCCCCGCGGCAACGTAGAGGGCGCGCAGGCGTTCGTATTCCTCCTGGCTCAGTGCGGCCACTTCCTCGCGCGTCATGTTGGGCAAAAGCTGGCGATCATTGCGCGAAGACTGGCGCGTGAATGTCGTGCCAGCGCTTGCGCCCGTCTCGTCCGTCGGGTTGCCGAAGCCGTCCAGGCCCTCGTCACCGAACGAACCCACCACTTGCTCGCCTCGCCTGGCCAGCGTCGGGGGAGCCGTGACTTGCCGGCTGGCTGCCTGTAGTTCGGCCTGCCGCTGGTGCTCCGCGATAGTTTGCTGCGTCTCGCCGTCGGCGAACAGGGCAATCATGAATGTCAGCATCACCGTCACGACGGCGAAGTGCTTGTACATCTTGGCAGGTACCGGGGGCTTCGAAATACGGGCCATGAAGCGCCCCTTAGGCCGCAGGCGTTAAGGCTCAGGACCTCGACATGGTTAACAGCCGATTATCCCCCTTTTTTCAGGATGTTATGTGGAACTATCGGGGCTTCGTCCAGGTTGAGGGTGCCGAGATTACCAAGGATGATGCCGTTGCCGATGCGGCCGAGAGCATGGGTGTGAGGCGGCCGGACAGGTGGGCGATGCCGCGCAGGACACCGCCGAGAGCATTTCCGAACAATTTTACACTCTGCACCCGCCGAGGTGTAAAGTTTACCGACAGTTCATACCTCGCTGTTAACCGAACCTCATCCGGAAATCCCTCCGGAGTGGTTCGGTTGGAGCGATGGTCCGTCTCTTCAAGCACTATATTCCGCATGCCGTCCTGCTGCTGGGCCTGCTTGACCTCGCCCTGCTGCTGATCGCGGCCGATCTCGCGTGGACCTTGCGCGCGGCACAGATCGGCACCGATCCGGGCACGCTGGGCGAGCGCCTGCTCCCATTGGGCGGCTATGCCGTGACCACGCTGTCGGCGATGATCGCGGTGGGCGTCTACGGTCCCGATGCGCTGCGCTCGATGCGCTTTGCCTGCGCGCGGCTGCTGGTGGCGATCAGCCTGGCGATCCTGGCATTGGCGCTGCTCGACTTCGTGCTGCCGGGGCACACCTACTGGCGCTCCACGCTACTCTACGCGATGGCGCTGGCCATCGTCCTGCTGGTGCTCAACCGCGCCATCGTCGGTGGGCTGCTGGGCACTACGGCCTTCCGCCGCCGCATCCTCGTGCTCGGTGCGGGCCTGCGGGCGCAGCGACTGAAGGAGCTTGCCGCCAAACCCGGCAGCGGTTTCGCGGTGGTCGGCTTCATCGACATGACCGGCAGCAATGCCCTGGTCCCCGAAGCGGTACCGCGCTCTGCCATTGCCGACCTTTCCGGCCATGTCGCCAACCTTGGCGCGAGCGAAGTGGTCCTGGCGCTGGAGGAGCGCCGCAACGCCTTGCCGCTGAAGGACTTGCTGCGGGTGAAGACCGCTGGCGTCCACGTGAACGAATTCTCCAGCTTCCTGGAGCGGGAGACCGGACGCGTCGACCTCGACACGCTCAATCCCAGCTGGCTGATCTTTTCCGACGGGTTTTCCTCGGGTCGCGCGATTTCCTCCTTCGCGAAACGGGCGTTCGATATCTGCGCCAGCGGTCTGTTGCTGCTGGTGACCTTCCCGGTGATCGCCGTGTTTGCGCTGCTGGTGAAATTGGACAGCAAGGGACCGGCCTTCTTCCGCCAGAAGCGTGTCGGGCTCTATGGCCAGACCTTCGAGATCATCAAGTTGCGTTCCATGCGCACCGATGCCGAAAAGGACGGGGCCAAGTGGGCGGACAAGGACGATCCGCGTATCACCCGCATTGGCTCGTTCATCCGCAAGGTGCGGATTGATGAGTTGCCGCAAGTGTGGACTGTGCTGACCGGCCGCATGAGCTTTGTCGGCCCCCGTCCCGAAGTGCCGCAGTTCGTCGACGACCTGGAAGACAAGCTGCCCTATTACGCCGAACGGCACATGGTGAAGCCCGGGATCACCGGCTGGGCGCAAATCAACTATCCCTATGGCGCCAGTATCGAGGACGCCCGGCAGAAGCTGGAGTACGACCTCTACTACGCCAAGAATTACACTCCCTTCCTGGACCTGCTGATCATGCTGCAGACGCTGCGCGTCGTGCTGTGGCCCGAGGGGGCGCGCTGATGGCCACGGGTTGGGATATCGTCGGCTTTATTGCCTATCTCGTCATCGCCTCTGGCGCGGTGGCGCTGGGGTTGTGGCTGGTTACCAGCGAGCGGGCGCAGGGACCGGCCATCCGCGCCAGTGCAGCGGCGCTCTTCGGCGCGGCCATGTGGGGCTATGCGGTGATTGGCCTGGGCGAGCGCAATGTCGTGACCGAACTGGTCCTGATCGTCAGCAACCTGGCCTGGCTGTGGATGCTTTACCGCCTGTTCGCGCACGATGGTCGCGACAAGAACCTTGGACCGATCCGGCCGGTGGTATTCGCGCTCGGCTTCGTGGAATTGATGCAGGTCGCGCTGGTGGGCGTGCGGCTGCGGTACGGCGGTCCGGTGGAAATCGATCTCCTGGTCGTGCGCTTCGCGATAACCTTCCGCCTGCTGTTCTGCATCGGCGCGCTGGTGCTGGTGCACAATCTCTATGCCGGCGCGGCGGTGCAGGCGCGGCAGGGGCTGCGCTGGCCGGCTGCGGCACTGGGCGTGGTGTGGCTCTACGATCTCAACTTCTACACCATTGCCTATCTCGACGACGGCTTGCCGACGCTGCTCGACAGCCTGCGCATCGCGGCGCTGGGCGTTGCAGTCATCCTGCTCGTGATCGGGAGCTTTCGCAATGACAGCGAACTGCGGCTCAGCCCTTCGCGCAGCTTTGCTTTCCAGTCCTTCTCGCTGCTGCTGATCGGGGCCTACCTGATGGTGATGGTGGTGATCGCGCAGGGCCTTGCCTATTTCGGCAGCGATTACGGGCGCATGCTACAGACCGGGTTCGTGCTGCTGGCCAGCGTCGTGGCGCTGACCGTGCTGCCATCCGCCAAGCTGCGCGGATGGCTGCGGGTGACACTGTCGAAGAACCTGTTCCAGCATCGCTACGACTATCGGGCAGAGTGGCTGCGCTTCACTGCCACCATCGGCCGTGCAGGCCCGCAGGCCCCGCCATTGCCCGAACGCGCGGTACAGGCCGTGGCCGACATCACCGACAGTCCCGCCGGGCTGCTGCTGACGCCCCGCGAAGAAGGCGGGCTGGCGCTGGCGGCACGCTGGCAGTGGCCGGAGCTGGAGGTTCCGGCAGAGGCGATCGACACGCTGGGCGCCAAATTTCTCGCCGACAGCCAGTTCATCGTCGATCTCGACGAGCTGCGCGCGGGTGAGCAGCGTGACGTGCCGGAAGTTGCCGCGCCGAAGTGGCTGCTTGAGGACGAGCGCAGCTGGGCACTGATCCCGCTGTTGCACTACGAGCGCTTGCTGGGCGTGGTGGTGCTGGCGCGGCCTGCCATCGCGCGCAAGCTCGACTGGGAAGACTTCGACCTGTTGCGAGTCGTCGGGCGTCAGCTGGCCAGCTACATGGCCGAGCGCCAGAGCCAGCTGGCCCTTGGCGAGGCGCAGCAGTTCGACGAATTCAATCGCCGCATCGCCTTCGTCATGCACGATATCAAGAACCTTGCCAGCCAGCTTTCGCTGCTGGCCAAGAATGCCGAAAAGCATGCGGAGAAGCCGGAATTCCGTGCTGACATGATCCTTACGCTGCGCAACTCCACGGACAAGTTGCAGGCCCTGCTGGCACGACTTGGACGCTATGGCAGCCATGGAGGCAAGGAACGCGAATTGATCGACCTCGAAGCGCTGCTGCGGCGAGTGGCCGAGCAGTACAAGGGCAAGCACGAAGTGATCTTCCTGCAAAGCGAGCCCTGCGAGGTGCGGGCCGATGCCGAGGGGCTGGAACAGGCCCTGGTCCACCTGATCCACAACGCGGTGGAGGCCAGCAACGAGACGTCTCCGGTCTTCCTCGACCTGCACCGCGAGGCGGGCACTGCCGTCGTCGAGGTGCAGGATTCGGGCGAGGGCATGTCCCCGGAATTCATCCGGACCCGGCTGTTCAAGCCTTTCCATTCGTCCAAGCCGGGCGGCTTCGGCATCGGCGCTTTCGAGGCCCGCGAACTGGTGCGGTCGATGGGCGGGCGGCTGGACGTGGAATCGCGCGAGGGGCTGGGCACCCGCTTTTCAATACGGCTGCCGCTGGGCGAGCGGGCGAGCCTGATCAATGCCATGAACGAGAACAAGGAACCGAGTGAGGTGCTATGATGGCCGAGAGCAAACCGAAGCTACTCATCGTCGAGGACGACGAGGGTCTGCAGGCCCAGCTCAAATGGGCCTACGAGGATTTCGAGGTGATCATCGCGGGCGACCGCGAGAGCGCCATTGCCGCGCTGCGCTCGGAAGAACCGCCGGTGGTGACGCTGGACCTTGGCCTGCCGCCCGATCCTGACGGCACGACCGAGGGTTTCGCCGTGCTCGATGCCATCATGGCGCTCAAGCCCGATACCAAGGTCGTGGTCGCATCGGGCCATGGCGCGCGCGAAAGCGCGCTCAATGCCATCGAGCGCGGGGCCTACGATTTCTACCAGAAGCCGGTCGATATCGAGCAGCTCGGGCTGATCGTGCGGCGTGCGCTCAACCTGCATCGCATCGAGGCGGAAAATCGTCGCCTCGCCAACAAGGCTGACGAGG is a genomic window of Aurantiacibacter sp. MUD11 containing:
- a CDS encoding SLC13 family permease, producing MIDVPSFHAIAAMVLTVVVFFLFVRGRMSVEIISLLTIAIIAVGLYFYPMPHTQPTDGLALAFSGFGHYALITICALMVMGRGLVVTGALEPAARFLQRIFKINLQLGLLLSLGLAFALSMGVNNTPVLVLLIPIFVTLAARGAMPASKTLMPLNASSLLGGLATTIGTSTNILVVSIAVDLGMRPMGVFHFTPIVLAASLIALPYIWLVMPRMLKDNSPDSSVAQRWFHTRLRVPPTSNLIGKHFDEVVDMLPADFRFEERPAGPFETGQRLRVSGTHDALEDAIRVLQGQIAPGWVVDQVDREAKAKREDIKVVEMVVTADSRLIGRTLPTSGIADRYGVAVLGIHRPQRLLHNEPEDPYGDIRFREGDVLLVRGLSKQIDEFARLDSLLQLEGAREIPRRSKAWLAATIMAVSVGMASVGLLPIAIASLAGAIVMFLTGCVKFDRVGRALSGQVIVLVAASITIGRFVLDSGAAAWLGEALALGLQFLPPAGVLAAIMLFVTVLTNFASNATAATVGTPIAFAIATELGLPQEPLILAVLFGCNLCYATPIAYQTNMLIMAEGDYSFGDYVKTGVPLVIIMVTTLSFLLAVSYGM
- a CDS encoding TIGR03013 family XrtA/PEP-CTERM system glycosyltransferase — translated: MVRLFKHYIPHAVLLLGLLDLALLLIAADLAWTLRAAQIGTDPGTLGERLLPLGGYAVTTLSAMIAVGVYGPDALRSMRFACARLLVAISLAILALALLDFVLPGHTYWRSTLLYAMALAIVLLVLNRAIVGGLLGTTAFRRRILVLGAGLRAQRLKELAAKPGSGFAVVGFIDMTGSNALVPEAVPRSAIADLSGHVANLGASEVVLALEERRNALPLKDLLRVKTAGVHVNEFSSFLERETGRVDLDTLNPSWLIFSDGFSSGRAISSFAKRAFDICASGLLLLVTFPVIAVFALLVKLDSKGPAFFRQKRVGLYGQTFEIIKLRSMRTDAEKDGAKWADKDDPRITRIGSFIRKVRIDELPQVWTVLTGRMSFVGPRPEVPQFVDDLEDKLPYYAERHMVKPGITGWAQINYPYGASIEDARQKLEYDLYYAKNYTPFLDLLIMLQTLRVVLWPEGAR
- the prsK gene encoding XrtA/PEP-CTERM system histidine kinase PrsK translates to MATGWDIVGFIAYLVIASGAVALGLWLVTSERAQGPAIRASAAALFGAAMWGYAVIGLGERNVVTELVLIVSNLAWLWMLYRLFAHDGRDKNLGPIRPVVFALGFVELMQVALVGVRLRYGGPVEIDLLVVRFAITFRLLFCIGALVLVHNLYAGAAVQARQGLRWPAAALGVVWLYDLNFYTIAYLDDGLPTLLDSLRIAALGVAVILLVIGSFRNDSELRLSPSRSFAFQSFSLLLIGAYLMVMVVIAQGLAYFGSDYGRMLQTGFVLLASVVALTVLPSAKLRGWLRVTLSKNLFQHRYDYRAEWLRFTATIGRAGPQAPPLPERAVQAVADITDSPAGLLLTPREEGGLALAARWQWPELEVPAEAIDTLGAKFLADSQFIVDLDELRAGEQRDVPEVAAPKWLLEDERSWALIPLLHYERLLGVVVLARPAIARKLDWEDFDLLRVVGRQLASYMAERQSQLALGEAQQFDEFNRRIAFVMHDIKNLASQLSLLAKNAEKHAEKPEFRADMILTLRNSTDKLQALLARLGRYGSHGGKERELIDLEALLRRVAEQYKGKHEVIFLQSEPCEVRADAEGLEQALVHLIHNAVEASNETSPVFLDLHREAGTAVVEVQDSGEGMSPEFIRTRLFKPFHSSKPGGFGIGAFEARELVRSMGGRLDVESREGLGTRFSIRLPLGERASLINAMNENKEPSEVL